In Mixophyes fleayi isolate aMixFle1 chromosome 3, aMixFle1.hap1, whole genome shotgun sequence, the genomic stretch AAGCAGGGCCCATGCTTACTTGCCCAGACACATTCCTAGCTGTGGTTGCAGCACCAGGATTGGTTGAAATGAAGAGGGTAGGCTGATTCCTAACAACCTGCTCATCACCACCAGGAGCTGAAATGTAGACCTTGGGTTGATTGCGGCTGATCATTTCATCTGTATTTGGAGGGCTTGCAATGTAAACAGTGGGCTGGTTCCTTGATTGGCTATTTAAAGAACAAGGGTTAGTGGAACTTCGAGAACTCGTGGAACGCAGCATAGTTGAATTACTTCTTTGTGGTGGTTCAAGTTTAATTTCAATTTGGTTTTTCCTAGGACCAGTTGAGATATTCTGAATGTTGTATTGGGTGGAAGGTTGGGAGCCAACACCTGATGAATGAAGTACTGGTGCTTGAGGAGTAGTGGGTGAACTAATGGGCATGTACACATGAGAGGTCTGGTGACCCTGCTGGTTAGACTGTGCTGAGGTATGTGACTGAGTATATGAAGAAGGCAGAGTTGTCCAGGGATTGGGATGTGATGGCTGATAAACTTGTGTGGGAATCTGGGACATCCATCCAGGTTGATGTGACGTTTGTCGCGGTGTTCCACTTTGAGAAGTAATATAAGGTCTAATATAGATAGAATTTCCATGTGGACTGTTAAGTACAGGCGGTGGTCCACCATGTATGTGCAAAGATGTAGGGGTATTACGGTTAGATTGAATATTTGGAGCCAAGGTGACCATGATAGGATTGAACCTGGGCGTTTGTAAGCCTGATGAGCTTTTGCTGCCTAAATGAAGTCCAAACTGATGGCCAGGGTTTGAAGCATTAATTGTATTCGCCATTCCAAAGACATTAAAGTTGGAAGGCACATTAGCAGGTGCAGTCTGTGGTTCTTGTTGATACAGTTCGTTGTTGGACTGCCCTCCCTGAAGGTGTCCATCACTTATGCTGTGAGTTAAAGTCCTACTGCTTCCATTCATTCTACTTCCATCCCTGCCATCATGGTATTGTGACTGCAAATCCAAATTAAGGGACGTCATGTGATTTCTTAAACCAATGGCAGAGTCCTCCGAAAGAGACAAGTCACCTTCACCATACAGGTATTTTGTACTTTCTTGTGATAGGACTGCACAGCAAGCATCCAGATTGTTGTTATTCTAGAAAAGAAAATTCAGGAAAATGGCATGTTGAAAGGAATGAAACTGGCTAAACCTCCTAtaagtgatttttgtttttacatattgaTTCGTACTAAATGATATTAACCGTAGTCATATACTGAAGTACTTTGTATGAACTGGGCCGGCGACATTTCCCACAGGAGTCCCACAGCACTAACATCATTCTGACAAAGCTAACCACAAACATCTAAAAATAGAATAGTATATGGAGAAGTTTGATCTGTATAAAGTTCTGGAAACTTCTCTTTTTAGCTAATCTTAAAAAGGAAGCGGCACAGAGTGTTTAGTTATTATCAAAGATGATGCAACAAACTACAAGAAAAGACCTTGCTAATTTGCTGGAGAAAGTGGAGTCCTTcaaagttttcatttattttaaaaacgaATCTGATTCACTCATATCAGAGTAGATAAATCTGAAAAGGACTTTAGACATCAAAGAGACTTAAGTGCT encodes the following:
- the TAB2 gene encoding TGF-beta-activated kinase 1 and MAP3K7-binding protein 2 translates to MAQGSSQVDFQVLNDLRQKFPEVPEVVVSRCMQQNNNNLDACCAVLSQESTKYLYGEGDLSLSEDSAIGLRNHMTSLNLDLQSQYHDGRDGSRMNGSSRTLTHSISDGHLQGGQSNNELYQQEPQTAPANVPSNFNVFGMANTINASNPGHQFGLHLGSKSSSGLQTPRFNPIMVTLAPNIQSNRNTPTSLHIHGGPPPVLNSPHGNSIYIRPYITSQSGTPRQTSHQPGWMSQIPTQVYQPSHPNPWTTLPSSYTQSHTSAQSNQQGHQTSHVYMPISSPTTPQAPVLHSSGVGSQPSTQYNIQNISTGPRKNQIEIKLEPPQRSNSTMLRSTSSRSSTNPCSLNSQSRNQPTVYIASPPNTDEMISRNQPKVYISAPGGDEQVVRNQPTLFISTNPGAATTARNVSGQVSMGPAFIHHHPPKSRALGNNTSASSPRVVVTQPNTKYTFKITVSPNKPPAVSPGVVSPTFEPTNLLPFAESEGIGLTDPVLAHDRVNDARKLSIGSDDAAYTQALLVHQKARMERLHRELEVQKKKLNKLKTEVNEMENNLTRRRLNRSNSVSQIPSLEEMQQLRSCNRQLQIDIDCLTKEIDLFQARGPHFDPSAIHNFYDNIGFLGPVPPKPKGTASVEQRSTVKTPKNVPDTEEDEGSQWNCTACTFLNHPALNRCEQCDMPRHY